The following nucleotide sequence is from Paracrocinitomix mangrovi.
CTGTAGCCGAAACAGTACTGTCCTTGGTTAATACCTTGCGCAGTTATAAAACCACTTTTATCCGTTGTGCTTCCCATTGTGTTAAGCGCATAGTCACTATGAATTTCCCATAAAGATTGTGCATCAGGTCTGTATAATAAAACAAGGCTGTCTTCTGTGAAAGATTGATTTCCAGTGTCCTGTAATAGTCCATTGTCCAGATGTCCTGAATTAGTAGTACTTCCATTATACTCAAAACGAATGGTACCATTCAAATTTTCTAAATCTAATCCGTGAACATGCCAGTATCTATCCGGAGAAAGCATCACATTTTGTAGGTTAGTCATATTATCAGGATAAACCCAATGATGTTCAATCCTCACAAAAGCAGAATCTGTAACACTATTTACATCCAATCTGCTATTGGCATAGGATAACAGTTTAATACCATTGGTTTTAATTACCTGATTTTGTCCTGTCACTGCCTGGTTGATTCTGTCGTCCATATTAAGTGCCATAAAAGCAGGAGAAAAAGGAATGGTGATATCTACTGTTTGGTAATCTCCTCCTAAATTCAAATCAACAGAATATTCGTTCCAATTAGCGTCCATCACGGTTAACTGCATAGGAACATTGTTGTGATGATTAGCTGCACCTTTCAACTTTTGATCTATCACTAAACTAAGTGTGTAATCAGATCCATTATCCGTAACAGTTGAATTGGTGATTGAAAATTGAGAAAATCCACTTTGAAAAATCCAATCATTAAAGAAATCAGTTACATCAACTCCTCCTTGATTGTTCAGCTCGTCTCTAAAGTCTTCACTTGATGCATTTCCGCCTCCAAAAGCAACTTGCACGGCTTTGAGTCCTGCCATGAATTCAGCATCTCCCATATATCCTCTAAGTGTGTGCATTACATCTGCTCCCTTTTTGTAACTATGATCTCCATAAGTGTATTTAAGCGGAACCGCATTTAAGGCGTAATAACCACTGTCATTTATGTGTGCCAAATGAAGTACAGATTTATGATTTTGCTTCACTGCAGATAGGTAAGCAGATGAACCGTAAACATATTCTGTGAAAAGATGTTCTGAATAAACAGCCATTCCTTCATTGATCCACATTTCTTCTGCAGTTTTACAAGTAACCCAATCTCCCCACCAGTGATGCGAAAGTTCATGAGCCATTAAAGTTTCATATGTCAAGTTTCCGTTGGCAGTTGCCAAAGGATAAGCAATGTTGGTAGCATGTTCCATTGCTCCTGAATTAAAAGGAACTAAAACATATCCTATTCTTTCCCAAACGTATGGGCCATAAGCCTCTTCAAAAGCAGTAAGAGCATTGTCAAGATTAGCAAATGAATTTTTAAGATTAGTGGTATCACTTGGGTTCGCGGCAAGCCAAATAGGAATATCACTGTTTTGCAGGTTTGAGTGATAGTTGTCTGTAACATGAGTATAAGATGAAATGGCAACTGAAGCTAAATAGGAAGGAATTTCAGTAGACATCACCCATGTGGTTAACAAACTATCTGTGCCAACATTTTGTACAGAGGTTCTTGTTCCGTTACAATAAGCAGTGAAATTATTGGCAGTTAAAACTTCAAAATCATAAGTAGCTCTCTCTACAAAATTGTCAAAACAAGGATGCCAGGCACGTCCAAAATTGTGGGGTATTGAAGCAAATCCAACACCTAAATTGTAGAAATATTGAGTATTCATGTAAAATCCTCCCCAACCTGATGGATCCATTTGAGGTGAACCGTGATAATAGACAGTTAAACTGTCTGTTTGTCCCGAATTCAAAGTAGTGCCCAGTTGGGCCACAATCAAAGTGTCATCATGAGAAAAGCTGATGCTGCTTCCTTGAAAAGTAATTGAATCTACTGTTAAGGCTTGTAAATCTAAACTCAATGAACTTATTGCCATTTTAGGTGAAAACTTAACCTCACAGGCTCCACTCATTTGACCAGACTGACCTTGTGTAAAATCTAAATACAATGAGTAGTTAATTACATCAACTGTATCACTTCTTAAACTTTCGTTTCCTGATTTGTATAAATGCGAAAAATCATCAAGTATCGCATGTTGCATTTGGCATCCTACCTGAGAAAATGAGGTAATACCAATGGCGATTGTAAAAATTGATAGTAGTAGTTTCATTCAAATACTTTGATACTCAATATTACGAAATCGAGAGGAAAAAGTAAGGTTAATCCATTAAATGGATTGTTTTATTGAGTTTATGGCTTGTAATTTGGATTTTCCCAAGCCATTAATGCCTGGTCATATAATTTTCCGTCAACTCCTTTAACACGTCCTTTTATGATTGCTTCAGTTTTAAAGCCGGTACCCTC
It contains:
- a CDS encoding M1 family aminopeptidase — encoded protein: MKLLLSIFTIAIGITSFSQVGCQMQHAILDDFSHLYKSGNESLRSDTVDVINYSLYLDFTQGQSGQMSGACEVKFSPKMAISSLSLDLQALTVDSITFQGSSISFSHDDTLIVAQLGTTLNSGQTDSLTVYYHGSPQMDPSGWGGFYMNTQYFYNLGVGFASIPHNFGRAWHPCFDNFVERATYDFEVLTANNFTAYCNGTRTSVQNVGTDSLLTTWVMSTEIPSYLASVAISSYTHVTDNYHSNLQNSDIPIWLAANPSDTTNLKNSFANLDNALTAFEEAYGPYVWERIGYVLVPFNSGAMEHATNIAYPLATANGNLTYETLMAHELSHHWWGDWVTCKTAEEMWINEGMAVYSEHLFTEYVYGSSAYLSAVKQNHKSVLHLAHINDSGYYALNAVPLKYTYGDHSYKKGADVMHTLRGYMGDAEFMAGLKAVQVAFGGGNASSEDFRDELNNQGGVDVTDFFNDWIFQSGFSQFSITNSTVTDNGSDYTLSLVIDQKLKGAANHHNNVPMQLTVMDANWNEYSVDLNLGGDYQTVDITIPFSPAFMALNMDDRINQAVTGQNQVIKTNGIKLLSYANSRLDVNSVTDSAFVRIEHHWVYPDNMTNLQNVMLSPDRYWHVHGLDLENLNGTIRFEYNGSTTNSGHLDNGLLQDTGNQSFTEDSLVLLYRPDAQSLWEIHSDYALNTMGSTTDKSGFITAQGINQGQYCFGYRVHTVNIEEGGSKDETFRIFPNPADDTVYIDLSHWSNDNYTATLYEINGKQVLQKSVNGGEINHLNTQHIVAGSYILIITDQSQNSVTSKRIVIN